One Gemmatimonadota bacterium DNA segment encodes these proteins:
- a CDS encoding zinc-binding dehydrogenase, which produces MSNKTLRYLDDGSIELFEREVSDPGENEVQIEGGACGICSWDVVTAKLGNQMHPMAPPGHEGVGYVAKIGAGVTGFKEGDRVAGGGFANVRNLSAQRVFKIPESDLPDEYWIVEPVSCAVTGIDHCQIQPGNRIVVVGCGFMGLLILQGLLRYPLDELIVLDIVQSRLDLAQHLGVGEVYNTAGADLADLSWELKSREIDVVVDTSGSQAGLDLSTDIVKRGGRINLFGWLKGQTASFDPTKWHLGGFTVVNSAPASKVRDTFEPAIRLIHKGIIDLKPLVTHTSALEDYPSLMAQILAGDESYIKGVVTLK; this is translated from the coding sequence ATGTCAAATAAAACACTGCGCTACTTAGACGATGGCAGTATTGAGCTGTTTGAAAGGGAAGTGTCCGATCCCGGAGAGAACGAAGTTCAAATTGAAGGCGGCGCATGTGGGATATGTTCGTGGGATGTGGTTACGGCTAAGCTCGGCAATCAGATGCATCCCATGGCACCGCCGGGACACGAAGGCGTTGGTTATGTCGCCAAAATCGGTGCTGGTGTCACGGGTTTCAAAGAGGGTGACCGGGTCGCTGGGGGTGGCTTTGCCAATGTCCGCAACTTATCTGCACAGCGCGTTTTCAAAATCCCGGAATCCGATTTGCCGGATGAATACTGGATTGTCGAACCCGTGTCCTGCGCCGTCACGGGCATTGACCATTGCCAGATTCAGCCCGGGAATCGCATTGTGGTCGTCGGCTGTGGATTTATGGGCTTGTTGATTCTGCAAGGGCTTCTGCGCTATCCCCTCGACGAGTTGATCGTTCTGGATATTGTGCAAAGCCGTCTGGATTTGGCGCAACACCTCGGCGTTGGGGAGGTGTATAACACGGCTGGGGCTGATCTTGCTGATCTGTCGTGGGAACTCAAGAGCAGAGAGATTGATGTGGTTGTCGATACTTCTGGCAGCCAGGCCGGTCTGGATCTATCTACTGATATTGTGAAGCGCGGCGGACGCATCAATCTTTTTGGCTGGCTCAAAGGTCAGACCGCCTCTTTTGATCCCACAAAGTGGCATTTGGGGGGATTTACCGTTGTCAATTCTGCGCCGGCTTCAAAAGTGCGGGACACTTTTGAACCTGCGATTCGCCTCATTCACAAAGGTATTATTGATCTCAAACCGCTGGTGACACATACGTCCGCGCTCGAAGATTATCCGTCTTTGATGGCGCA